One genomic region from Balaenoptera acutorostrata chromosome 1, mBalAcu1.1, whole genome shotgun sequence encodes:
- the TACSTD2 gene encoding tumor-associated calcium signal transducer 2 translates to MARGPGLALPWPSLLPPLLLLAAVIGHAAAQDNCTCPTNKMTVCKRSGPDGRCQCRVLGSGLEVNCSTLTSKCLLLKARMSAPKSGRALVQPSEHALVDNDGLYNPDCDQQGRFKARQCNQTSVCWCVNSVGVRRTDKGDLSLRCDELVRTHHILIELRRRTDGRAFNHSDLDAELRRLFWERYLLHPKFVAAVHYEHPTIQIELLQNTSQKVAGEVDIADAAYYFERDVKGDSLFPGHRGLDVRVRGEPLLLERTLIYYLDEKSPQFSMNRLTSGLIAVIVVVVVALVAGVAVLVITNRRKSGKYKKVEIKELGEMRKEPSL, encoded by the coding sequence ATGGCCCGGGGTCCGGGCCTCGCGCTGCCGTGGCCGTCGCTGCTGCCGCCGCTCCTGCTGCTGGCGGCGGTGATCGGCCACGCGGCCGCGCAGGACAACTGCACGTGCCCCACCAACAAGATGACCGTGTGCAAAAGGAGCGGCCCGGACGGCCGCTGCCAGTGCCGCGTGCTCGGCTCGGGCCTGGAGGTCAACTGCTCCACGCTCACGTCCAAGTGCCTGCTGCTCAAGGCGCGCATGAGCGCCCCGAAGAGCGGCCGCGCGCTGGTGCAGCCGAGCGAGCACGCGCTCGTGGACAACGACGGCCTGTACAACCCGGACTGCGACCAGCAGGGCCGCTTCAAGGCGCGCCAGTGCAACCAGACGTCCGTGTGCTGGTGCGTGAACTCGGTGGGCGTGCGCCGCACGGACAAGGGCGACCTGAGCCTGCGCTGCGACGAGCTGGTGCGCACGCACCACATCCTCATCGAACTGCGCCGCCGCACGGACGGCCGCGCCTTCAACCACTCGGACCTGGATGCCGAGCTGCGGCGGCTTTTCTGGGAGCGTTACCTGCTGCACCCCAAGTTCGTGGCGGCCGTGCACTACGAGCACCCCACCATCCAGATCGAGCTGCTGCAGAACACGTCGCAGAAGGTCGCCGGCGAGGTGGACATCGCCGACGCCGCCTACTACTTCGAGAGGGACGTCAAGGGCGACTCGCTGTTCCCCGGCCACCGCGGCCTCGACGTGCGCGTGCGCGGAGAGCCCCTGCTGCTGGAGCGGACGCTCATCTACTACCTGGATGAGAAGTCCCCCCAGTTCTCCATGAATCGCCTCACCAGCGGCCTCATCGCCGTCATCGTGGTGGTCGTGGTGGCTCTGGTCGCCGGCGTGGCCGTCCTGGTGATCACCAACCGGAGGAAGTCGGGGAAGTACAAGAAGGTGGAGATCAAGGAACTGGGGGAGATGAGAAAGGAACCGAGCTTGTAG